A part of Strix aluco isolate bStrAlu1 chromosome 21, bStrAlu1.hap1, whole genome shotgun sequence genomic DNA contains:
- the LOC141933145 gene encoding melanin-concentrating hormone receptor 1-like: MAPANSSRNFSAPEARNGSVAEKPAPYTNVIMPSLFSIICFLGIVGNLIVIYTIVKKKKLRCKQTVPDIFIFNLSIVDLLFLLGMPFLIHQLLGNGSWYFGAPLCTIITALDTNSQITSTNILTVMTLDRYLATVYPLKSTYVRTPCVAALAICLVWLLSFLTIIPVWMYAGLMPLEDGTVRCALLLPNPETDIYWFTLYQFMLAFAVPLIVICVVYFKILQHMATTVVPLPQRSLRVRTKKVTRMAVAICSAFFICWAPFYILQLVHLGIDTPSMAFFYAYNFAISLGYANSCLNPFLYIALSETFKRQFLVAIRPAKEPCRNSSSVNNNSMTEASMCLKLAPESTQQTQFLEDFSPRSLPVTVAVH, encoded by the exons ATGGCCCCCGCCAACTCCTCCCGCAACTTCTCCGCGCCGGAGGCTCGGAACGGCTCAG TAGCAGAGAAGCCAGCACCGTACACCAATGTGATCATGCCCAGTCTCTTCAGCATCATCTGTTTCCTGGGCATTGTGGGGAACCTCATTGTCATCTACACTATTGTTAAGAAGAAGAAGCTGAGATGCAAACAGACCGTGCCTGACATTTTCATCTTCAACCTCTCCATTGTggacctcctcttcctcttgggCATGCCCTTCCTCATCCACCAGCTCCTAGGCAATGGCTCGTGGTACTTTGGAGCTCCCCTATGCACCATCATCACCGCCCTGGACACAAACAGCCAGATCACCAGCACCAACATCCTTACCGTGATGACACTAGACCGTTACCTGGCGACTGTCTACCCTCTAAAATCTACCTATGTCCGGACCCCGTGTGTGGCAGCTCTAGCTATCTGCTTGGTGTGGCTCCTCTCCTTCCTGACCATCATTCCCGTGTGGATGTATGCAGGTCTTATGCCTCTGGAGGATGGGACTGTCCGCTGTGCTCTCTTACTTCCCAACCCAGAGACTGATATCTACTGGTTCACCCTCTATCAGTTCATGCTGGCATTTGCTGTGCCGTTGATTGTAATCTGTGTGGTTTATTTTAAGATCCTCCagcacatggccaccactgtggTCCCACTACCCCAAAGGAGCCTCCGGGTACGTACAAAGAAAGTCACCCGCATGGCAGTTGCCATCTGCTCCGCCTTTTTTATTTGTTGGGCTCCCTTCTACATCCTCCAGCTGGTTCACCTCGGCATCGACACACCATCCATGGCCTTCTTTTATGCCTACAACTTTGCCATTAGCTTGGGCTACGCCAACAGCTGCCTCAACCCCTTCCTCTACATTGCCCTCAGCGAGACCTTCAAGCGCCAGTTCTTAGTGGCCATCCGCCCCGCAAAAGAGCCATGTCGCAACAGCAGCTCTGTCAATAACAACAGCATGACAGAGGCCAGCATGTGTCTGAAACTGGCACCAGAATCCACCCAGCAGACTCAGTTTCTGGAGGACTTTTCCCCACGTTCACTGCCTGTGACTGTGGCTGTTCACTAG